The Arcobacter arenosus genomic interval TAAACCATAGTCTTTCATTATAAAATATAAAACACCTAGTCTAAAAAGTTGAATAAAAATAGCTATTATTAAAAAGTTTTTTAAAGAATAAAAATTTGTGGTATTTGTCATTGTTTCGCTTTAATGTAAAATGGCGATATTTTATCGATTTTTTACTATAATTGCCATAAATTTTACCCAAAGGCCTTTAATGAAACTCTCAGTTGTAATACCTGTAATGGATGAAGAAGACAATATTAAACCACTTATCGAACAAGTTGATGTTGCTTTAAAAGATATTGAATATGAATTAATTTTAGTTGATGATGGTTCTTCAGATAGAACAATAGAATTTATTGAAAAATATGCATTAAAAAATACTAAACTTTTAGAATTTAATAGAAACTATGGACAAACAACTGCAATGGCTGCTGGTATTGATGAAGCAAAAGGTGAACTTATAGTGACTTTAGATGGTGACCTACAAAATGACCCATCAGATATTCCAATGATGATTGAGTTACTTGAAAATGGTGGGTATGATGTAGTTGCAGGGATTAGAGCAAAAAGAAAAGATGGAATGTTTTTAAGAAAAATTCCAAGTAAAATTGCAAACTGGTTAATTAGAAAATGGACAGGAGTTTATCTAAGTGATTATGGGTGTACATTAAAAGTATTTAAAAATGATGTAGCAAAAAACCTTGGACTTTATGGAGAACTTCATAGATTTATCCCAGTTTTAGCAAAACTTTATGGTGCAAAAATGACTGAGATTGATGTTAAACATCATGCAAGAATCCATGGGGAATCTAAATATGGAATAGGAAGAACATTTAAAGTATTTAGTGACCTTTTATTAATGGTATTTTTCCAAAAATATAATACAAAACCTATGCATCTATTTGGAACATTAGGTGGTATCTCTTTTGCTGTTGGTATGATTATAAATTTCTATTTATTTATAATCAAACTTTTTGGGGAAGATATTGGTACAAGACCGTTATTTACAGTTGGTGTTACTTTATCTTTGATTGGTGTACAATTAATCACAACAGGTTTCCTTGCAGAGATTTTAATGAGAACATATTATGAGTCACAAAGTAAAAAACCATATGTAATCAAACGAAGATTTGAAAAAGAAGACTAACATAAAAAAAACAATTAAACTACTAATTCAGATTTTATTTACAGCTATAGCTATAACTATAGTTGTAAATAAACTTGACTTATCCCAAATAAAAAATACCCTAAGTTCCACAAACTTATTTTACTTATTTCTAGCATTTTTGATGTTTAATATTTCAAAAATTATTAGCTCTATAAGATTAAATAGATTTTTTGATGATATTAATTTAAAACTTTCACAAAGCTACAATCTAAAGCTTTATTATCTTGGGATGTTTTATAATCTATTTTTACCTGGAGGAATTGGGGGAGATGGATATAAAATCTATATTTTAAAAAAATATTTTAATCAAAAAATTCTAACAATGACAAAAGTTATGTTACTTGATAGAATTTCTGGACTAATTGCCTTACTTTTTTTAACAGGAGTTTTAGGTTTATTTAGTTCTTTTACAAACTATACTTATATTTCATATCTAACAATAGCAGGAGTAATTTTAATTTACCCTATTACAATATTACTTTATAAATACAAATTTAGTGAGTTTTTAAAAAGTTTTCAAATAACAAACTTCCAAGCTTTGTTAGTGCAACTTTTTCAAGTTTTTTGTGCTTATTTTATTGTTTTATCATTTGGAGGGAGTACTGATATCTTTGATTTATTAGTAATCTTTTTAATCTCATCAATAGTTGCTGTTTTACCTTTAACTGTTGGTGGAATTGGAGCTAGGGAATTAACTTTTATATATCTTCTACAATTTCTAGGGAAAGAGCCAACAATAGGTGTTGCCCTTTCTGTTATATTCTTTTTAATTACTGCCTTATCTTCTTTTATTGGAGTTTCATTTATAAACTACAAGTGGTCAGAAAAGCAGTAATATTTTATTTATGTAAAGATTGAGCAACTATTGAAAGAAACTCATCTTTTGTTTTTTTCTCTTTTTTAAATAAACCTCTAAGTGCTGAAGTTACTGTTGTTGAACAAATCTTTTCAACCCCACGCATTTCCATACACATATGTCTAGCATCTATCATAACTGCTACACCTTTTGGTTTTAAAGCATCATTTAAAGCATCACAAATTTGTTCAGTCATTTGTTCTTGAATCTGTAATCTTCTTGCAAAAACATCAACAACTCTTGGTATTTTACTAAGTCCTACAACTTTACCATTTGGGATATAAGCTATGTGTGCTTTACCTATTATTGGTAACATATGGTGTTCACACATTGAATAAAACTCAATATCTTTTATAACAACCATCTCATCATTTGAACTTGTAAATAATGCTGAATTTATAATTTCAACTGGATCTTGATTATATCCCCCACACATAAACTCATATGCTTTTCTAACACGACTTGGTGTTTTTTCAAGACCTTCTCTGTTTACATCTTCCCCAATATACTCTAAAATATTTTTAACTGAATTTTCAAACTCTAACTCTTTACTCATTTATATTCCTCTTAAGACTTTAACATATCACTCATACTCCACAATGGGACAAAAATAGCTAAGATAATCCAAACAATAAGCGCCATTATGATTATGAAAAATAGAGGTTCTATTAAAGTAGAAAAAAACTTTAATTTATCTTCAAATCGTCTTTTATAAATAATTTTAATCTCACTAACAACAATATCAAGAGAACTACTAGCCTCTGCACTATTTATTAGATTTAAAATAACATCATCAAAAAGATTTGAAGACTCAAATGCAATCTTTACGCTTTTTCCACTTTTTAGCAAATTTTCTATTTTGGTAATCTTATCAAAAAGATGTTGATTATTGATTAAAGTCTTTGCTTTTATAAAAGCATCAAGAAACTCATACTTACTTTTTAACAAAATATCTAACACAACAAAAAAGGTATATAGATTTTTGTATTTATATAAAGAACTTATAATATTAAGGTTTTCAACTATTATCTTATCTATAAAAACTCTTAATCTTTTCTCTTTTTTATAAAAAAGAAAAATTAATATAACAAAAGCAATTAAAATAAAAACAATCAAAAACAAATAGTTTTCAAAAATATCTTTAACATATAATAATGATTTTGTTGCAAATGGTAATTGCCCTTTTGCATTATTAAAAATAGATTCGAAATTTGGAACCACAAATTTAAAAATACCAATTAAAGCAAAGAAAAAGGTTACCAATAAAATTAAAGGATAAGTCATAGCTTTTTTAAAATCTTTTTTTATTTGTATATTTTCACTTATAATATCACTTAAAAAAGAGAGGTTTTCTATTGTATTACCACTATCTTGGATTATTTTAAACATCGATTTTATGAGT includes:
- a CDS encoding lysylphosphatidylglycerol synthase transmembrane domain-containing protein, which produces MKKKTNIKKTIKLLIQILFTAIAITIVVNKLDLSQIKNTLSSTNLFYLFLAFLMFNISKIISSIRLNRFFDDINLKLSQSYNLKLYYLGMFYNLFLPGGIGGDGYKIYILKKYFNQKILTMTKVMLLDRISGLIALLFLTGVLGLFSSFTNYTYISYLTIAGVILIYPITILLYKYKFSEFLKSFQITNFQALLVQLFQVFCAYFIVLSFGGSTDIFDLLVIFLISSIVAVLPLTVGGIGARELTFIYLLQFLGKEPTIGVALSVIFFLITALSSFIGVSFINYKWSEKQ
- the folE gene encoding GTP cyclohydrolase I FolE, which encodes MSKELEFENSVKNILEYIGEDVNREGLEKTPSRVRKAYEFMCGGYNQDPVEIINSALFTSSNDEMVVIKDIEFYSMCEHHMLPIIGKAHIAYIPNGKVVGLSKIPRVVDVFARRLQIQEQMTEQICDALNDALKPKGVAVMIDARHMCMEMRGVEKICSTTVTSALRGLFKKEKKTKDEFLSIVAQSLHK
- a CDS encoding glycosyltransferase family 2 protein — protein: MKLSVVIPVMDEEDNIKPLIEQVDVALKDIEYELILVDDGSSDRTIEFIEKYALKNTKLLEFNRNYGQTTAMAAGIDEAKGELIVTLDGDLQNDPSDIPMMIELLENGGYDVVAGIRAKRKDGMFLRKIPSKIANWLIRKWTGVYLSDYGCTLKVFKNDVAKNLGLYGELHRFIPVLAKLYGAKMTEIDVKHHARIHGESKYGIGRTFKVFSDLLLMVFFQKYNTKPMHLFGTLGGISFAVGMIINFYLFIIKLFGEDIGTRPLFTVGVTLSLIGVQLITTGFLAEILMRTYYESQSKKPYVIKRRFEKED
- a CDS encoding type II secretion system F family protein; translated protein: MKKYKIVYQENGKLKSKTIETNNLDFEKLPSNIIEIKKSSFEFKFEEKITDNQIRNSLYELSMMLNSKILLDDAFDILIKNEKKQHISDFLKSLKNSFSNSSDIYASIDRFKINPLIKSMFKIIQDSGNTIENLSFLSDIISENIQIKKDFKKAMTYPLILLVTFFFALIGIFKFVVPNFESIFNNAKGQLPFATKSLLYVKDIFENYLFLIVFILIAFVILIFLFYKKEKRLRVFIDKIIVENLNIISSLYKYKNLYTFFVVLDILLKSKYEFLDAFIKAKTLINNQHLFDKITKIENLLKSGKSVKIAFESSNLFDDVILNLINSAEASSSLDIVVSEIKIIYKRRFEDKLKFFSTLIEPLFFIIIMALIVWIILAIFVPLWSMSDMLKS